A region of Esox lucius isolate fEsoLuc1 chromosome 3, fEsoLuc1.pri, whole genome shotgun sequence DNA encodes the following proteins:
- the LOC105018773 gene encoding aquaporin-4 isoform X1, whose amino-acid sequence MQGSFPSHRPTTTFSSTCALCHYHPTGVCMNCLSACNQHPIMVAFKGIWTKDFWRAVSAEYLATLIFVLLSLGSTINWAPESDNPPAADLVLISLCFGLAIATMVQCFSHISGGHINPAVTAAMVVTRKLSLAKGVFYLAAQCLGAITGAGLLYLVTPASVRGGLGVTMVNPELSAGHGLLVELLITFELVFTVFATCDPKRSDLNGSAGLAIGFAVTIGHLFAIPYTGASMNPARSFGPAVITMNFDNHWVYWVGPILGGVIAAAFYEHLFCPDPELKKRLQDVFQRDTASGKYSEVEGDVYQGEPEDLIIKPGSIQRVDLEKAEKKDPFRDEVLSSV is encoded by the exons ATGCAAGGATCATTTCCATCCCACAGACCCACAACTACTTTCTCATCTACTTGTGCGCTGTGTCATTATCATCCTACTGGTGTCTGTAT GAACTGCTTATCAGCGTGTAACCAGCATCCCATCATGGTAGCATTCAAAGGAATCTGGACTAAGGACTTCTGGAGGGCCGTGTCAGCCGAGTATCTAGCCACCCTGATTTTTGTCCTCCTCAGCCTGGGCTCGACCATAAACTGGGCACCAGAGTCAGACAACCCTCCCGCTGCCGATCTGGTCCTAATATCGCTGTGCTTCGGCCTGGCCATTGCTACCATGGTGCAGTGCTTCAGTCACATCAGCGGCGGCCACATCAACCCAGCGGTCACCGCAGCCATGGTGGTCACCCGGAAGCTGAGCTTGGCAAAGGGTGTGTTCTACCTGGCTGCCCAGTGCCTGGGGGCCATCACTGGGGCTGGCCTCCTCTATCTGGTGACCCCTGCATCAGTCAGAGGAGGTTTGGGAGTGACTATG GTGAACCCTGAGCTCAGTGCTGGCCATGGTCTGTTGGTGGAGCTTTTGATAACCTTTGAGCTGGTCTTCACTGTTTTCGCCACCTGCGACCCCAAACGATCTGACCTCAACGGGTCTGCAGGGCTTGCCATCGGATTTGCTGTAACCATTGGCCATCTGTTTGCG ATCCCATACACAGGAGCCAGTATGAACCCTGCTCGCTCCTTTGGGCCTGCAGTCATCACAATGAACTTTGATAACCACTGG GTATACTGGGTCGGTCCAATTCTTGGTGGCGTCATTGCAGCTGCCTTCTATGAGCACCTGTTTTGCCCGGACCCTGAGTTGAAGAAAAGGCTCCAGGATGTCTTCCAGAGGGATACGGCATCTGGGAAGTACAGCGAGGTGGAGGGTGACGTTTACCAGGGGGAACCAGAAGACCTGATCATCAAGCCAGGCTCCATCCAGCGCGTGGACCTGGAGAAGGCTGAGAAGAAGGACCCTTTCCGGGATGAGGTGCTGTCCTCTGTATGA
- the LOC105018773 gene encoding aquaporin-4 isoform X2 encodes MREEKAQAVEKTGRCICLWNCLSACNQHPIMVAFKGIWTKDFWRAVSAEYLATLIFVLLSLGSTINWAPESDNPPAADLVLISLCFGLAIATMVQCFSHISGGHINPAVTAAMVVTRKLSLAKGVFYLAAQCLGAITGAGLLYLVTPASVRGGLGVTMVNPELSAGHGLLVELLITFELVFTVFATCDPKRSDLNGSAGLAIGFAVTIGHLFAIPYTGASMNPARSFGPAVITMNFDNHWVYWVGPILGGVIAAAFYEHLFCPDPELKKRLQDVFQRDTASGKYSEVEGDVYQGEPEDLIIKPGSIQRVDLEKAEKKDPFRDEVLSSV; translated from the exons atgaggGAAGAGAAAGCTCAAGCAGTAGAGAAGACTGGGAGATGTATTTGTTTATG GAACTGCTTATCAGCGTGTAACCAGCATCCCATCATGGTAGCATTCAAAGGAATCTGGACTAAGGACTTCTGGAGGGCCGTGTCAGCCGAGTATCTAGCCACCCTGATTTTTGTCCTCCTCAGCCTGGGCTCGACCATAAACTGGGCACCAGAGTCAGACAACCCTCCCGCTGCCGATCTGGTCCTAATATCGCTGTGCTTCGGCCTGGCCATTGCTACCATGGTGCAGTGCTTCAGTCACATCAGCGGCGGCCACATCAACCCAGCGGTCACCGCAGCCATGGTGGTCACCCGGAAGCTGAGCTTGGCAAAGGGTGTGTTCTACCTGGCTGCCCAGTGCCTGGGGGCCATCACTGGGGCTGGCCTCCTCTATCTGGTGACCCCTGCATCAGTCAGAGGAGGTTTGGGAGTGACTATG GTGAACCCTGAGCTCAGTGCTGGCCATGGTCTGTTGGTGGAGCTTTTGATAACCTTTGAGCTGGTCTTCACTGTTTTCGCCACCTGCGACCCCAAACGATCTGACCTCAACGGGTCTGCAGGGCTTGCCATCGGATTTGCTGTAACCATTGGCCATCTGTTTGCG ATCCCATACACAGGAGCCAGTATGAACCCTGCTCGCTCCTTTGGGCCTGCAGTCATCACAATGAACTTTGATAACCACTGG GTATACTGGGTCGGTCCAATTCTTGGTGGCGTCATTGCAGCTGCCTTCTATGAGCACCTGTTTTGCCCGGACCCTGAGTTGAAGAAAAGGCTCCAGGATGTCTTCCAGAGGGATACGGCATCTGGGAAGTACAGCGAGGTGGAGGGTGACGTTTACCAGGGGGAACCAGAAGACCTGATCATCAAGCCAGGCTCCATCCAGCGCGTGGACCTGGAGAAGGCTGAGAAGAAGGACCCTTTCCGGGATGAGGTGCTGTCCTCTGTATGA
- the LOC105018773 gene encoding aquaporin-4 isoform X4 — translation MREEKAQAVEKTGRCICLCLGSTINWAPESDNPPAADLVLISLCFGLAIATMVQCFSHISGGHINPAVTAAMVVTRKLSLAKGVFYLAAQCLGAITGAGLLYLVTPASVRGGLGVTMVNPELSAGHGLLVELLITFELVFTVFATCDPKRSDLNGSAGLAIGFAVTIGHLFAIPYTGASMNPARSFGPAVITMNFDNHWVYWVGPILGGVIAAAFYEHLFCPDPELKKRLQDVFQRDTASGKYSEVEGDVYQGEPEDLIIKPGSIQRVDLEKAEKKDPFRDEVLSSV, via the exons atgaggGAAGAGAAAGCTCAAGCAGTAGAGAAGACTGGGAGATGTATTTGTTTATG CCTGGGCTCGACCATAAACTGGGCACCAGAGTCAGACAACCCTCCCGCTGCCGATCTGGTCCTAATATCGCTGTGCTTCGGCCTGGCCATTGCTACCATGGTGCAGTGCTTCAGTCACATCAGCGGCGGCCACATCAACCCAGCGGTCACCGCAGCCATGGTGGTCACCCGGAAGCTGAGCTTGGCAAAGGGTGTGTTCTACCTGGCTGCCCAGTGCCTGGGGGCCATCACTGGGGCTGGCCTCCTCTATCTGGTGACCCCTGCATCAGTCAGAGGAGGTTTGGGAGTGACTATG GTGAACCCTGAGCTCAGTGCTGGCCATGGTCTGTTGGTGGAGCTTTTGATAACCTTTGAGCTGGTCTTCACTGTTTTCGCCACCTGCGACCCCAAACGATCTGACCTCAACGGGTCTGCAGGGCTTGCCATCGGATTTGCTGTAACCATTGGCCATCTGTTTGCG ATCCCATACACAGGAGCCAGTATGAACCCTGCTCGCTCCTTTGGGCCTGCAGTCATCACAATGAACTTTGATAACCACTGG GTATACTGGGTCGGTCCAATTCTTGGTGGCGTCATTGCAGCTGCCTTCTATGAGCACCTGTTTTGCCCGGACCCTGAGTTGAAGAAAAGGCTCCAGGATGTCTTCCAGAGGGATACGGCATCTGGGAAGTACAGCGAGGTGGAGGGTGACGTTTACCAGGGGGAACCAGAAGACCTGATCATCAAGCCAGGCTCCATCCAGCGCGTGGACCTGGAGAAGGCTGAGAAGAAGGACCCTTTCCGGGATGAGGTGCTGTCCTCTGTATGA
- the LOC105018773 gene encoding aquaporin-4 isoform X3, translating to MQGSFPSHRPTTTFSSTCALCHYHPTGVCILGSTINWAPESDNPPAADLVLISLCFGLAIATMVQCFSHISGGHINPAVTAAMVVTRKLSLAKGVFYLAAQCLGAITGAGLLYLVTPASVRGGLGVTMVNPELSAGHGLLVELLITFELVFTVFATCDPKRSDLNGSAGLAIGFAVTIGHLFAIPYTGASMNPARSFGPAVITMNFDNHWVYWVGPILGGVIAAAFYEHLFCPDPELKKRLQDVFQRDTASGKYSEVEGDVYQGEPEDLIIKPGSIQRVDLEKAEKKDPFRDEVLSSV from the exons ATGCAAGGATCATTTCCATCCCACAGACCCACAACTACTTTCTCATCTACTTGTGCGCTGTGTCATTATCATCCTACTGGTGTCTGTAT CCTGGGCTCGACCATAAACTGGGCACCAGAGTCAGACAACCCTCCCGCTGCCGATCTGGTCCTAATATCGCTGTGCTTCGGCCTGGCCATTGCTACCATGGTGCAGTGCTTCAGTCACATCAGCGGCGGCCACATCAACCCAGCGGTCACCGCAGCCATGGTGGTCACCCGGAAGCTGAGCTTGGCAAAGGGTGTGTTCTACCTGGCTGCCCAGTGCCTGGGGGCCATCACTGGGGCTGGCCTCCTCTATCTGGTGACCCCTGCATCAGTCAGAGGAGGTTTGGGAGTGACTATG GTGAACCCTGAGCTCAGTGCTGGCCATGGTCTGTTGGTGGAGCTTTTGATAACCTTTGAGCTGGTCTTCACTGTTTTCGCCACCTGCGACCCCAAACGATCTGACCTCAACGGGTCTGCAGGGCTTGCCATCGGATTTGCTGTAACCATTGGCCATCTGTTTGCG ATCCCATACACAGGAGCCAGTATGAACCCTGCTCGCTCCTTTGGGCCTGCAGTCATCACAATGAACTTTGATAACCACTGG GTATACTGGGTCGGTCCAATTCTTGGTGGCGTCATTGCAGCTGCCTTCTATGAGCACCTGTTTTGCCCGGACCCTGAGTTGAAGAAAAGGCTCCAGGATGTCTTCCAGAGGGATACGGCATCTGGGAAGTACAGCGAGGTGGAGGGTGACGTTTACCAGGGGGAACCAGAAGACCTGATCATCAAGCCAGGCTCCATCCAGCGCGTGGACCTGGAGAAGGCTGAGAAGAAGGACCCTTTCCGGGATGAGGTGCTGTCCTCTGTATGA